A stretch of Vicinamibacterales bacterium DNA encodes these proteins:
- the trpB gene encoding tryptophan synthase subunit beta, protein MTQGLLGQHGGPIFGRRDPDARGYYGPYGGRFVPETLVAPIEELTEAYFKVREDGAFRDELGRLLRDYVGRPTPLYEARRLTESAGGARIVLKREDLAHTGAHKINNALGQALLAQRMGKRRIVAETGAGQHGVATATVCALLGLECHVYMGSEDMARQSLNVFRMRLLGAEVIEVNAGSRTLKDAINEAMRDWVTNVTGTYYLLGSVLGPHPYPLMVREFQSIIGREARAQCLDQLGRLPDAIVACVGGGSNAMGIFDAFIPDPGVRLVGVEAGGRGIAPGQHAARFAGGAAGVLQGTRSFVLQDADGNVELTHSISAGLDYASVGPEHAWLRDQGRAEYTWVDDADALAAFQRLGREEGILPALESSHAIAHACRLAPELPRDAVLLVNLSGRGDKDVLSVQKVLEGGR, encoded by the coding sequence GTGACGCAGGGGCTTCTCGGACAGCACGGCGGCCCGATCTTCGGCCGCCGCGATCCCGATGCGCGCGGCTATTACGGGCCGTACGGGGGACGGTTCGTGCCGGAGACGCTGGTCGCGCCGATCGAAGAGCTGACCGAGGCGTATTTCAAGGTGCGCGAGGACGGCGCGTTCCGCGACGAGCTGGGACGGCTGCTGCGCGACTACGTCGGCCGCCCGACCCCGCTCTACGAAGCCCGGCGGCTCACCGAGTCCGCCGGCGGCGCGCGCATCGTCCTCAAGCGCGAGGATCTGGCGCACACCGGCGCGCACAAGATCAACAACGCCCTCGGACAGGCGCTGCTCGCGCAGCGCATGGGCAAGCGCCGCATCGTCGCCGAAACCGGTGCGGGGCAGCACGGCGTCGCGACGGCGACGGTCTGCGCCCTGCTGGGCCTCGAGTGCCACGTCTACATGGGATCGGAGGACATGGCGCGGCAGTCGCTCAACGTGTTCCGGATGCGGCTGCTGGGGGCCGAGGTGATCGAGGTGAACGCGGGATCGCGGACGCTGAAGGACGCGATCAACGAGGCGATGCGCGACTGGGTCACCAACGTGACCGGCACCTATTACCTGCTGGGCTCGGTGCTCGGTCCCCATCCCTATCCGCTGATGGTGCGCGAGTTCCAATCGATCATCGGGCGCGAGGCGCGCGCGCAGTGCCTCGATCAGCTCGGCCGGCTTCCCGACGCGATCGTCGCCTGCGTGGGCGGCGGCAGCAACGCGATGGGCATCTTCGACGCGTTCATTCCCGACCCGGGCGTCCGGCTCGTCGGCGTCGAGGCCGGCGGCCGCGGGATCGCGCCCGGCCAGCATGCCGCACGGTTCGCCGGCGGCGCCGCCGGGGTGCTGCAGGGCACGCGCAGCTTCGTGCTCCAGGACGCCGACGGCAACGTCGAGCTGACGCATTCGATTTCGGCGGGGCTGGACTATGCGTCCGTCGGCCCGGAGCACGCGTGGCTGCGCGACCAGGGGCGCGCCGAATACACCTGGGTGGACGATGCCGATGCGCTCGCGGCGTTCCAGCGGCTCGGACGGGAAGAGGGGATCCTGCCGGCGCTGGAATCGTCGCACGCGATCGCGCACGCCTGCCGGCTCGCGCCCGAACTGCCGCGCGACGCCGTGCTGCTGGTGAACCTCTCCGGCCGCGGCGACAAGGACGTGCTCAGCGTGCAGAAGGTGCTGGAGGGCGGGCGCTGA
- a CDS encoding phosphoribosylanthranilate isomerase produces MIPPVKICGITTPQDALAAVSCGASALGLVFWPSSPRAVDAARAREILAVVPALVSVIGVFVNQVAEAKRLAAELQLSAVQFHGDESPDDCVRAGVRVIKAVPVKDASAIDAALALPESVTVLLDAHDPIKRGGTGAAIDWSIAREIARRRLTILSGGLTPENVNDALAMVRPWAIDVSSGVEEAPGRKDIQKMLMLFATMSQRPELKR; encoded by the coding sequence GTGATCCCGCCGGTCAAGATCTGCGGCATCACCACTCCGCAGGATGCGCTCGCGGCCGTGTCCTGCGGCGCGTCGGCCCTCGGCCTGGTGTTCTGGCCGTCGAGTCCGCGTGCCGTCGATGCGGCGCGGGCGCGGGAGATTCTCGCCGTCGTCCCGGCGCTGGTCAGCGTCATCGGCGTGTTCGTGAATCAGGTGGCCGAGGCGAAGCGGCTCGCCGCGGAGCTGCAGCTCTCGGCGGTGCAGTTTCACGGCGACGAATCCCCCGACGACTGCGTCCGCGCCGGCGTGCGCGTGATCAAGGCGGTCCCGGTGAAGGATGCGTCCGCCATCGATGCCGCGCTGGCGCTGCCCGAGTCGGTGACCGTGCTGCTGGACGCGCACGATCCGATCAAGCGCGGCGGAACCGGCGCCGCGATCGACTGGAGCATCGCGCGGGAAATCGCGCGCCGCCGGCTCACGATCCTGTCCGGCGGACTGACGCCGGAGAACGTGAACGACGCGCTCGCGATGGTGCGGCCGTGGGCGATCGACGTCTCGTCCGGCGTCGAGGAGGCGCCGGGCAGGAAGGATATTCAGAAGATGCTGATGCTCTTCGCCACGATGAGCCAGCGGCCGGAGCTGAAACGGTGA
- a CDS encoding prephenate dehydrogenase/arogenate dehydrogenase family protein: MIDGPFGRVAVVGFGLVGASVARAAAKRWPRIAIVALDKGDSLSRITGADLVVLAAPVLASIEALTALPPHLSPGAVVTDVCSTKRLIAAAADAFPSLTFIGGHPMAGDVRSGAAHARADLFEGRPWILTPGPNHTAELQRLEAFVGGLGGVPHIMTPELHDRFVGAVSHLPQLTASALMHVVGKLAGDAGLEIAGRGLHDTTRLAGSSPALWRDITMTNPDVLRAALDVLIGTLTEMRDTLDTGTAVEEVFTSACRWRDTLDRGH, translated from the coding sequence GTGATTGACGGTCCGTTCGGGCGCGTCGCCGTCGTCGGGTTCGGGCTGGTTGGCGCGTCCGTGGCCCGCGCGGCGGCGAAGCGATGGCCGCGGATCGCGATCGTCGCGCTCGACAAAGGGGATTCGCTGTCGCGGATCACCGGCGCCGATCTCGTCGTCCTGGCCGCGCCGGTGCTGGCGAGCATCGAGGCGCTGACCGCGCTGCCGCCGCATCTGTCCCCGGGCGCCGTGGTCACGGACGTCTGCAGCACCAAGCGGCTGATCGCCGCGGCGGCGGATGCGTTCCCGTCGTTGACCTTCATCGGCGGCCATCCCATGGCCGGCGACGTCCGCAGCGGCGCCGCCCACGCCCGCGCTGATCTGTTCGAAGGCCGTCCGTGGATTCTCACGCCCGGCCCGAACCACACGGCGGAGCTGCAGCGGCTCGAGGCCTTCGTCGGCGGCCTCGGCGGCGTCCCCCACATCATGACCCCCGAGCTGCACGACCGCTTCGTCGGCGCCGTCAGCCACCTGCCGCAGCTGACCGCGAGCGCCCTGATGCACGTCGTCGGCAAGCTGGCGGGGGACGCGGGCCTCGAGATCGCCGGCCGCGGGCTCCACGACACCACGCGGCTCGCCGGCAGCTCGCCGGCGCTGTGGAGGGACATCACGATGACCAACCCGGACGTGCTGCGCGCCGCGCTCGACGTGCTGATCGGCACGCTGACGGAGATGCGCGATACGCTCGATACCGGCACCGCCGTCGAAGAGGTGTTCACGTCCGCCTGCCGCTGGCGCGATACCCTGGACCGCGGCCACTGA
- the pheA gene encoding chorismate mutase has translation MKPEIDDLRKRIDLLDESLVRLLNARAACALEIGRVKREMGVPIYQPERESEVLRNVQAVNHGPLDQEAIKRLFERIIDEARHLERIADEIQSKEKG, from the coding sequence ATGAAGCCGGAGATTGACGATCTGCGCAAGCGGATCGACCTGCTGGACGAGTCGCTCGTCCGGCTGCTGAACGCACGGGCGGCGTGCGCGCTGGAGATCGGACGGGTGAAACGCGAGATGGGGGTGCCGATCTACCAGCCGGAGCGGGAGAGCGAGGTGCTGCGCAACGTCCAGGCGGTCAATCACGGGCCGCTGGATCAGGAAGCGATCAAGCGGCTGTTCGAACGGATCATCGACGAGGCGCGGCACCTGGAACGGATCGCGGACGAAATACAATCCAAGGAAAAAGGCTAG
- a CDS encoding GNAT family N-acetyltransferase → MGKLQGTVHVTRRAVRTYLEMRDRSQLNAAEPPAGDVAVERQAACPPDLYRRLYADVGREYHWIDRLGWTDDEIAAHLADPRLELWVLRERQEPAGYFELRRHEDDAVEVAYFGLLPHAVGRGLGKFLLTRAVERAWDLGATRVWLHTSSLDHSVALPNYLARGFSIWKQETYSY, encoded by the coding sequence GTGGGGAAACTGCAGGGGACGGTGCACGTGACGCGACGGGCGGTCAGGACGTACCTCGAGATGCGCGATCGGTCCCAACTGAACGCCGCGGAGCCGCCTGCCGGGGACGTGGCGGTCGAACGCCAGGCCGCGTGTCCGCCGGACCTCTACCGCCGCCTCTACGCCGACGTCGGCCGCGAGTATCACTGGATCGATCGTCTCGGCTGGACGGACGACGAGATCGCCGCGCATCTCGCGGACCCGCGGCTGGAGCTGTGGGTGCTGCGCGAACGCCAGGAGCCCGCCGGCTACTTCGAGCTGCGGCGGCATGAGGACGATGCCGTCGAAGTGGCGTACTTCGGCCTCCTGCCGCACGCGGTGGGGCGCGGTCTGGGCAAGTTCCTGCTCACCCGCGCGGTCGAACGTGCCTGGGACCTCGGCGCCACGCGCGTGTGGCTGCACACGTCATCGCTCGACCACTCCGTCGCGCTGCCCAACTACCTCGCGCGCGGCTTCTCGATCTGGAAGCAGGAAACCTACAGTTACTGA
- the trpA gene encoding tryptophan synthase subunit alpha: MSTIAAAFERLRDNGGPGLVAYVTAGDPDLARTAEILVAIADNGANVLEVGVPFSDPLADGPVIQRASERALASGTTLKRTLLMIGQHRRRIEAPIVLFTYANPVLRMGEEAFVDAAGTAGVDGVLMLDLPVEEAGPFRDRLVGAGIDPIFLLSPTTAEARIKASAAMGAGFLYVISRLGVTGVRDRLAADAEPLVRRIRAHSPLPLALGFGISTPEQVAQVGQWADAAVVGSALVDVIARHGASASVAAKAGEYVRWLKGQA; this comes from the coding sequence ATGTCCACCATTGCGGCAGCGTTCGAGCGCCTCCGCGACAACGGCGGCCCTGGTCTGGTGGCCTATGTCACCGCCGGAGATCCGGACCTGGCGCGAACCGCCGAGATTCTCGTCGCGATCGCCGACAACGGCGCGAACGTGCTCGAAGTCGGCGTCCCGTTCTCGGATCCGCTGGCCGACGGCCCGGTGATCCAGCGGGCGTCGGAGCGCGCGCTGGCGAGCGGCACCACGCTGAAGCGCACGCTGCTGATGATTGGCCAGCATCGGCGGCGCATCGAGGCGCCGATCGTCCTCTTCACCTACGCGAATCCGGTCCTGCGGATGGGCGAGGAGGCGTTCGTCGACGCCGCCGGGACCGCGGGGGTCGACGGCGTGCTGATGCTGGATCTGCCGGTCGAAGAGGCGGGCCCGTTCCGCGATCGCCTGGTCGGCGCCGGGATCGATCCGATCTTCCTGCTGAGCCCGACGACCGCCGAGGCGCGGATCAAGGCGTCGGCGGCGATGGGGGCCGGCTTCCTCTATGTCATTTCGCGGCTGGGCGTGACGGGCGTGCGCGATCGGCTCGCGGCGGACGCCGAGCCGCTGGTGCGCCGCATCCGCGCGCACTCGCCGCTGCCGCTGGCGCTCGGCTTCGGCATCTCGACCCCGGAGCAGGTCGCGCAGGTCGGGCAGTGGGCGGATGCCGCGGTCGTCGGGAGCGCGCTGGTCGACGTCATCGCGCGGCACGGCGCGTCCGCGTCGGTGGCGGCAAAGGCCGGAGAGTACGTGCGCTGGCTGAAAGGGCAGGCATGA
- the aroF gene encoding 3-deoxy-7-phosphoheptulonate synthase, whose amino-acid sequence MRERATDAQVQGVIAKLIEMGFDVHRSTGALRTVLGAVGGSRQFDTALLEVLEGVQEVHRITEPYKLASRAFKPDNTVIVIDDLRIGGDEVVVMAGPCSAESEEQVEASAAAVKRAGAKVLRGGAFKPRSSPYSFQGLGEEGLRLLKSAADRHNLKLITEVMDISQLELIERYADILQVGARNMQNFTLLRELGHSKKPVMLKRGISATIEEWLLSAEYILAGGNMNVMLCERGIRTFESYTRNTLDISAIPVVQKLSHLPIIVDPSHGTGKRDKVAPMARAAVAAGADGLIIEVHCDPDHALSDGAQSMFPAQFDRLMAELRIIAPAIGRSICLEPVARRGWGV is encoded by the coding sequence ATGCGGGAGCGGGCGACCGATGCCCAGGTGCAGGGTGTGATCGCCAAGCTGATAGAGATGGGGTTCGACGTGCACCGCTCGACGGGAGCGCTGCGCACCGTGCTCGGCGCGGTGGGCGGGTCGCGTCAGTTCGACACCGCGCTGCTCGAGGTGCTGGAAGGCGTGCAGGAGGTGCATCGCATCACCGAGCCGTACAAGCTCGCGAGCCGCGCCTTCAAGCCCGACAACACCGTGATCGTCATCGACGATCTGCGGATCGGCGGGGACGAAGTGGTCGTCATGGCGGGGCCGTGCTCCGCCGAGAGCGAAGAGCAGGTCGAGGCGAGCGCCGCGGCGGTGAAGCGGGCGGGGGCGAAGGTGCTTCGCGGGGGCGCGTTCAAGCCGCGGAGCAGTCCCTACAGCTTCCAGGGGCTCGGGGAGGAAGGGCTGCGGCTGCTCAAGTCGGCCGCCGATCGTCACAACCTCAAGCTGATCACCGAGGTCATGGACATCAGCCAGCTCGAACTGATCGAGCGGTATGCCGACATCCTCCAGGTCGGCGCGCGCAACATGCAGAATTTCACGCTGCTGCGCGAGCTGGGGCATTCGAAGAAGCCGGTGATGCTGAAGCGCGGCATCTCGGCGACGATCGAGGAGTGGCTGCTCTCGGCGGAATACATCCTCGCCGGCGGCAACATGAACGTGATGCTCTGCGAGCGCGGCATCCGCACGTTCGAGAGCTACACCCGCAACACGCTGGACATCTCGGCGATCCCGGTGGTGCAGAAGCTGAGCCACCTGCCGATCATCGTGGACCCGAGCCACGGGACTGGCAAGCGCGACAAGGTGGCGCCGATGGCGCGGGCGGCGGTCGCGGCCGGCGCCGACGGGCTGATCATCGAGGTCCACTGCGACCCCGATCACGCGCTGAGCGACGGCGCGCAGTCGATGTTCCCGGCCCAGTTCGATCGCCTGATGGCGGAGCTGCGCATCATCGCGCCGGCGATCGGCCGCAGCATCTGCCTCGAGCCGGTGGCGCGGCGCGGATGGGGGGTGTGA
- the trpC gene encoding indole-3-glycerol phosphate synthase TrpC, with protein MTQTATAAPDLLATIVAAARRMTEVRRAATPEATLAAYASRRRPNGARFVRALRDSHAPRVIAECKRRSPSRGILRADYRPEEHAVAYVGGGAAAISVLTEPTFFDGSLDHLAAIRQVVSAPLLRKDFIVERYQVTEAAAYGADAILLIAGALSPAALRERLADAAEWGLAALVEIHDRAELEMASEAGAEVIGVNSRNLRTLAVQPELHEALAFRLPAHVTAVAESGLRDAADITRLTRAGYHAFLVGERLIAEPDPGAALRALRGKP; from the coding sequence GTGACGCAGACCGCGACCGCCGCGCCGGATCTGCTCGCCACCATCGTCGCCGCCGCACGGCGGATGACCGAGGTGCGGCGGGCGGCGACGCCCGAGGCGACGCTCGCCGCATACGCGTCGCGACGCCGTCCCAACGGGGCCAGGTTCGTGCGAGCGCTGCGCGACAGCCACGCGCCCCGTGTGATCGCCGAGTGCAAGCGGCGCTCACCGTCGCGCGGGATCCTGCGCGCGGACTACCGTCCGGAGGAGCATGCCGTCGCCTACGTCGGCGGCGGCGCCGCGGCAATCTCGGTGCTGACCGAGCCGACGTTCTTCGACGGTTCGCTCGACCACCTCGCCGCGATCCGGCAGGTGGTGAGCGCTCCGTTGCTGCGCAAGGACTTCATCGTCGAGCGGTATCAAGTGACCGAGGCGGCGGCGTACGGCGCGGACGCGATCCTGCTGATCGCCGGGGCGCTTTCGCCGGCGGCGCTGCGCGAGCGGCTCGCCGACGCGGCTGAATGGGGGCTGGCGGCGCTCGTCGAGATCCACGATCGGGCCGAGCTCGAGATGGCGAGCGAGGCGGGCGCGGAGGTGATCGGCGTGAACAGCCGCAACCTGCGCACGCTGGCGGTCCAGCCGGAACTGCACGAGGCGCTCGCCTTCCGCCTGCCCGCGCACGTGACGGCGGTGGCAGAGAGCGGGTTGCGCGATGCGGCGGATATCACACGCCTGACACGCGCCGGATACCACGCGTTCCTTGTCGGCGAGCGCCTGATCGCGGAACCGGATCCGGGCGCGGCGCTGCGCGCCCTTCGGGGGAAGCCGTGA
- the trpD gene encoding anthranilate phosphoribosyltransferase has protein sequence MTFPALIDKLQRRVDLSADEAAAAMETIMDGRAQPSQIAGFLVGLAMKGERPDEIVGLARTMRARATKLSRTYAPVFDTCGTGGDGAHTFNVSTVAALVLAACGVRIAKHGNRSASSRCGSADLFEELGVNVAAPAPVVERCLEEAGIAFFFAQVFHPSMRHAAPTRKELGVRTAFNLLGPLTNPAGASRQLVGVPRPELTELVARSLALLGAERAWVVHGADGLDEISTTGYTKVSECRDGAVNTFYLHPADVGLSKSPAAELRGGDARDNAAIARAVLSGRRGAPRDIVLLNAAASLLIAGRAATIPEGLAVAAEAIDSGRAAAALERLIAVSNEPQGGGA, from the coding sequence ATGACGTTCCCCGCGCTCATCGACAAGCTGCAGCGCCGCGTCGACCTGTCGGCGGACGAGGCGGCCGCCGCCATGGAAACGATCATGGACGGGCGGGCGCAGCCGTCGCAGATCGCCGGGTTCCTGGTCGGCCTGGCGATGAAAGGGGAGCGGCCGGACGAAATCGTGGGCCTGGCGCGGACGATGAGGGCGCGCGCCACGAAACTGAGCCGCACCTACGCGCCGGTGTTCGACACCTGCGGCACCGGCGGCGACGGCGCGCACACGTTCAACGTTTCGACCGTCGCGGCGCTGGTGCTCGCGGCCTGCGGCGTGCGCATCGCCAAGCACGGCAACCGCAGCGCCTCGAGCCGCTGCGGCAGCGCCGACCTGTTCGAAGAGCTCGGCGTCAACGTCGCCGCCCCCGCACCCGTCGTCGAGCGCTGCCTGGAGGAGGCGGGCATTGCCTTCTTCTTCGCGCAGGTGTTCCATCCGTCGATGCGGCACGCGGCGCCGACCCGCAAGGAACTGGGCGTGCGGACGGCGTTCAACCTCCTTGGCCCGCTGACCAATCCTGCCGGCGCGTCGCGGCAGCTGGTCGGGGTGCCGCGGCCGGAGCTGACCGAGCTGGTGGCGCGCTCGCTGGCGCTGCTCGGCGCCGAACGGGCGTGGGTCGTGCACGGCGCCGACGGGCTGGACGAGATCTCGACGACGGGGTACACGAAGGTGTCGGAATGCCGCGACGGCGCGGTCAACACGTTCTATCTGCATCCGGCGGACGTGGGCCTCTCGAAGTCGCCGGCGGCGGAGCTGCGCGGCGGCGATGCGCGGGACAACGCCGCGATCGCGCGTGCGGTGCTGTCCGGCCGGCGCGGTGCGCCGCGCGACATCGTGTTGCTGAACGCCGCCGCCTCGCTGCTCATTGCCGGCAGGGCGGCGACCATTCCCGAGGGACTGGCGGTCGCGGCGGAGGCGATCGACAGCGGCCGCGCCGCCGCGGCGCTCGAACGGCTGATCGCGGTGTCGAACGAGCCGCAGGGAGGCGGGGCGTGA